A region from the Gemmatimonadales bacterium genome encodes:
- a CDS encoding ATP-binding protein, protein MRHLARWWMVLVLLDGLVAVEWLRRPAPLWVALAWLGGGLAALAVRPWRGWRRPAVALALAALALGLTAAQAQLRTIETDWTAEREHLVKVASSTLNDQLHAAYHAVAHLAEEGAAAADGDRETAFRRLGRAVPTQGPEMGVTIVGRAGLPWAWAGRQRLDPLARGDSVAVRTTGYYVVLEARRQSPSGRIAVASLLIWAHPVVPERARSLTELVRRQTDVTLQVYQPGQAPSDPDVFAYREPTPAGARALLSVLPIPPEQGAEKELALERGTRAVTWLLLLVLALAFALARRPLERYLVLAFVLFLAVRAPPGVALGARALFSPATYFRPLLGPLSSSAGVLALTGFVLTLAGVGLWRRRPARRWYGVAAGVVLVLAAPWLVTALARGITPPAGGAPPGLWLTWELTLVFAMSAPMAAAAALFRAGAAAPPASSRVWTGVGIAVLAAVVGVFVWSPEGGWPEWYLFLWAPALILVALPAPRAATIAGIGIVAGSAAALSTWGAELSGRLQVAQRDIARLGEEPDPFAVPLLESFGDVVRSGHPPATASELYALWGGSELSDQGYPAHLALWSDSGALREELPLDSLDLPLPLVSSLVRGLAPGMKQAVTPLRRIPGVTYVLVVRAGPDNVLSVGVGPRSRLVAPGRLGRLLDPERRGSSQYRLTLSPPAPELDVGQAPLTWRREDWYLRSEHNLAFPGGARQVHAEIDLRGPLPLFVRGLLVVLFDAGLLALVWALAEFVSGGPLPRLHLKSLSRSFRFRLAVTLATFFIVPAVGFSGWGFARLAAEAERGRDLLITQTLRDALLGSAGLEHAGPEELESRLGDVSRRIDADLAFYRGGALVATSAPVLQDLGVVGRLMDPAAFRALALGGQLELTRAGPMPELGERIGFRVVQPGPPSTVGVIATPQLAGDSNLGAKQLDLALVLLLATIAGVAAALVGARRVARALTRPVSELRRSAVALGKGLPMPAHSAHPPLEFEPVFGAFERMAADISASQTALEEARRRTATVLATVATGVVALDPNGHVLIANRQAVDLLGMRLGEGDAFLKGLSAEWVLLADAVRDFLAAPAAADAGAELTVGGRRYTVQLASLGSDVRGAVLALSDVTDLSRAERVLAWGEMARQVAHEIKNPLTPMRLGMQHLTRVWRDQQADFDRTLEETSARILREIDRLDTIARAFSRFSAPAGVPAVHEPLERLDLTVVAQEVVELYRLAGAGSGAAVELTTDGAAWGAARRDEVKEVLVNLIENARNAGAATIRVAVAPGCLRVHDDGDGIAAHLLPRIFEPRFSTTTSGSGLGLSIVRRLVESWGGTVEVESEAGRGTTVTVRLEPAPEPAAPAGAASDA, encoded by the coding sequence GTGAGGCATCTCGCTCGCTGGTGGATGGTGCTGGTGCTGCTCGACGGCCTCGTGGCCGTCGAGTGGTTGCGGCGCCCGGCGCCGCTCTGGGTTGCGCTCGCGTGGCTCGGCGGCGGCCTCGCCGCGCTCGCGGTGCGGCCGTGGCGCGGGTGGAGACGTCCCGCGGTGGCCCTCGCGCTCGCGGCGCTGGCTCTCGGGCTCACCGCGGCCCAGGCGCAGCTTCGTACGATCGAGACCGACTGGACCGCGGAGCGTGAGCACCTGGTCAAGGTGGCGAGCAGCACGCTCAACGACCAACTCCACGCCGCCTACCACGCCGTGGCCCACCTCGCCGAAGAAGGTGCCGCCGCGGCCGACGGCGACCGCGAGACGGCGTTTCGCCGCCTCGGACGCGCGGTGCCCACGCAGGGACCCGAGATGGGCGTCACGATCGTGGGCCGGGCCGGTCTGCCGTGGGCCTGGGCCGGGCGCCAACGCCTCGATCCGCTGGCCCGGGGCGACTCGGTCGCGGTGCGGACCACCGGATATTATGTCGTGCTTGAGGCGCGGCGCCAATCGCCGAGCGGGCGCATCGCGGTTGCGAGCCTGTTGATCTGGGCCCATCCCGTCGTGCCGGAGCGCGCACGGAGCCTCACCGAACTGGTGCGCCGCCAGACCGACGTCACCCTCCAGGTATACCAGCCGGGCCAGGCGCCCAGCGACCCCGACGTCTTCGCCTACCGCGAGCCCACGCCGGCCGGCGCGCGCGCGCTCTTGAGCGTGCTGCCCATCCCGCCCGAGCAGGGGGCGGAGAAAGAGCTGGCGCTCGAGCGAGGCACCCGCGCGGTCACCTGGCTGTTGCTGCTCGTGCTGGCGCTCGCCTTTGCGCTCGCGCGGCGGCCGCTCGAGCGCTATCTCGTGCTCGCGTTCGTCCTCTTTCTCGCGGTGCGCGCGCCCCCCGGCGTTGCGCTGGGCGCGCGGGCTCTCTTCTCCCCGGCCACCTACTTCCGCCCGCTCCTCGGTCCGCTCTCGAGCTCGGCCGGCGTGCTCGCCCTCACCGGATTCGTGCTCACGCTGGCCGGCGTGGGGCTCTGGCGCCGCCGGCCGGCGCGGCGGTGGTACGGCGTGGCGGCGGGGGTGGTGCTCGTGCTCGCGGCACCGTGGCTCGTAACCGCGCTCGCACGCGGCATTACGCCGCCGGCGGGTGGCGCGCCGCCGGGGCTCTGGCTCACCTGGGAGCTCACACTCGTGTTCGCGATGTCGGCGCCGATGGCGGCGGCCGCAGCGCTCTTCCGCGCGGGCGCCGCGGCACCGCCCGCAAGCAGCCGGGTCTGGACCGGCGTCGGTATCGCGGTGCTCGCGGCGGTGGTGGGCGTCTTCGTGTGGAGCCCGGAAGGCGGCTGGCCGGAGTGGTACCTCTTTCTCTGGGCGCCGGCGCTCATCCTCGTCGCGTTGCCGGCGCCGCGCGCGGCCACGATAGCCGGCATCGGAATCGTGGCCGGCAGCGCGGCCGCTCTTTCCACCTGGGGCGCGGAGCTGAGCGGCCGGCTGCAGGTGGCGCAGCGCGACATCGCGCGTCTGGGGGAGGAGCCCGATCCATTCGCGGTGCCGCTGCTCGAGAGCTTCGGCGATGTGGTGCGCTCCGGGCACCCGCCGGCTACTGCGTCCGAGCTCTATGCCCTCTGGGGCGGCTCCGAGCTCAGCGATCAAGGATATCCCGCGCACCTGGCGCTCTGGTCAGACAGCGGCGCGCTCCGCGAGGAGCTGCCACTCGACTCGCTCGACCTCCCGCTCCCGCTCGTCTCGTCGCTGGTGCGCGGGCTGGCCCCCGGCATGAAGCAGGCGGTGACCCCGCTTCGGCGGATCCCCGGCGTCACCTACGTGCTCGTGGTGCGCGCGGGGCCCGACAACGTGCTGAGTGTAGGAGTGGGACCGCGGTCGCGGCTGGTGGCGCCGGGGCGGTTGGGCCGGCTGCTCGATCCGGAGCGGCGCGGCTCGTCGCAGTATCGGCTCACGCTCTCGCCGCCGGCGCCGGAGCTCGATGTGGGGCAGGCGCCGCTCACGTGGCGCCGCGAAGACTGGTACTTGCGGAGCGAGCACAACCTCGCGTTTCCCGGCGGCGCGCGTCAGGTCCACGCGGAAATCGATCTGCGCGGCCCGCTCCCGCTCTTCGTGCGCGGGTTGCTCGTCGTGCTCTTCGACGCCGGACTGCTGGCGCTGGTCTGGGCGCTGGCGGAATTCGTCTCCGGCGGCCCGCTGCCCCGGCTCCATCTCAAGAGCCTCTCGCGCTCGTTCCGGTTCCGCCTGGCCGTGACCCTTGCCACGTTCTTCATCGTTCCCGCGGTGGGCTTTTCGGGCTGGGGGTTCGCGCGGCTCGCTGCGGAGGCGGAGCGGGGGCGCGACCTGCTCATCACCCAGACGCTGCGCGACGCGCTCCTCGGCTCGGCCGGGCTCGAGCACGCGGGCCCGGAGGAGCTTGAATCCAGACTGGGCGACGTGAGCCGGCGGATCGACGCCGATCTGGCCTTCTACCGGGGGGGCGCGCTCGTCGCCACCAGTGCGCCGGTGCTCCAGGATCTCGGCGTAGTGGGCCGGCTGATGGACCCCGCGGCCTTCCGCGCCCTTGCGCTAGGTGGCCAGCTCGAGCTCACGCGCGCCGGCCCGATGCCGGAGCTGGGCGAGCGCATCGGCTTTCGCGTGGTCCAGCCGGGGCCGCCCAGCACCGTCGGCGTGATCGCAACCCCGCAGCTCGCCGGCGATTCGAATCTCGGCGCCAAGCAGCTCGACCTGGCGCTCGTGCTCCTGCTCGCGACCATCGCGGGCGTGGCGGCGGCGCTCGTCGGCGCGCGCCGAGTGGCGCGCGCGCTCACCCGGCCGGTCTCCGAGCTCCGCCGCTCCGCGGTGGCGCTCGGTAAGGGGCTACCGATGCCGGCTCATTCGGCGCACCCGCCTCTCGAGTTCGAGCCCGTCTTCGGCGCGTTCGAGCGCATGGCGGCCGACATCAGCGCCAGCCAGACCGCGCTCGAGGAGGCGCGCCGCCGCACCGCGACGGTGCTCGCCACCGTGGCCACCGGCGTCGTGGCGCTCGACCCGAACGGCCATGTGCTCATCGCCAATCGCCAGGCCGTCGATCTCCTCGGGATGCGGCTCGGCGAAGGCGACGCGTTCCTCAAGGGTCTGAGCGCCGAGTGGGTCCTGCTGGCCGATGCCGTCCGAGACTTCCTCGCGGCACCCGCCGCCGCGGACGCGGGCGCCGAGCTCACCGTGGGCGGCCGCCGCTACACCGTGCAGCTCGCCTCGCTCGGCTCCGACGTGCGCGGCGCCGTGCTCGCCCTGAGCGACGTGACCGACCTCTCCCGCGCCGAGCGGGTGCTCGCCTGGGGAGAGATGGCGCGTCAGGTGGCGCACGAGATCAAGAATCCGCTCACCCCGATGCGGCTCGGCATGCAGCACCTCACGCGGGTGTGGCGCGATCAGCAGGCTGATTTCGACCGCACGCTCGAGGAGACTTCCGCGCGCATCCTGCGCGAGATCGACCGGCTCGACACCATCGCGCGCGCGTTCAGCCGCTTCTCGGCGCCCGCCGGCGTGCCCGCGGTGCACGAGCCGCTCGAGCGGCTCGACCTCACGGTAGTGGCGCAGGAGGTGGTCGAGCTCTACCGGCTGGCGGGCGCGGGATCGGGCGCGGCCGTGGAGCTCACGACCGACGGGGCCGCATGGGGCGCCGCGCGGCGCGACGAGGTGAAGGAAGTGCTGGTGAATCTGATCGAGAACGCGCGCAACGCCGGCGCGGCGACAATTCGCGTGGCGGTGGCGCCCGGCTGCCTGCGCGTGCACGACGACGGCGACGGCATCGCGGCGCATCTGCTGCCGCGAATCTTCGAGCCGCGCTTCTCGACCACGACGAGCGGCTCGGGGCTCGGGCTCTCGATCGTGCGGCGGCTGGTGGAGAGCTGGGGCGGAACGGTGGAGGTGGAGAGCGAAGCGGGGCGGGGAACCACGGTCACCGTGCGGCTCGAGCCGGCGCCCGAGCCGGCGGCGCCGGCCGGCGCCGCATCGGACGCATAG
- a CDS encoding S41 family peptidase, which translates to MKQRLGALAFVAVLSFLSGGWLVRRGDSADGNLYQQARILETVLSIIHDHALVAPNGTELFQKTARTLVDQIKDPYAELLMGDGYRDFNRQMSGTGEIPTPGALADHPIHIPATSPGLLVTPTVGYVALHSLSASAADELSGVIWDLRKRGMRSLVLDLRNDPGGLIKQGVEVAELFLPKGDTVVVTRGRTAGHSKVYVAPEAEQWPGLKLALLVNDGTASSAELIAGALQDHDRAVLIGQPTYGKGVLQTTYPLTSDMAVKLTTARWFTPSGRSVHRPRTRSDSIVAARRRSAAERGVRYRTDGGRPLADGQGIIPDLVVSREAYTPGERAFLDSLGSSYSAFRAALADCALNARANGNIVSDTFTVTSAMREQVRAALLRHNVELSPATFDGAASFIDRQLGYEIARTLFGEEPGSRRRLMDDRQMRAARELLERADNEPELIGLAGSGLD; encoded by the coding sequence ATGAAGCAACGCCTGGGCGCCCTTGCCTTCGTGGCCGTCCTTTCCTTTCTCTCCGGCGGGTGGCTCGTCCGCCGCGGAGACTCGGCGGACGGCAACCTCTACCAGCAGGCCCGGATTCTCGAGACGGTGCTCTCGATCATCCACGACCACGCGCTGGTGGCCCCGAACGGCACGGAGCTGTTCCAGAAGACGGCGCGCACCCTGGTGGACCAGATCAAGGACCCGTACGCCGAGCTGCTGATGGGCGACGGCTACCGTGACTTCAATCGACAGATGTCCGGCACCGGAGAGATCCCGACGCCGGGCGCGCTCGCCGATCACCCGATCCACATCCCCGCCACCTCGCCCGGCCTCCTCGTCACTCCCACCGTCGGCTACGTCGCCCTCCATTCGCTGAGTGCGAGCGCGGCCGACGAGCTATCGGGCGTCATCTGGGATCTCCGCAAGCGCGGCATGCGCTCCCTCGTGCTCGACCTGCGCAACGATCCGGGCGGCCTCATCAAGCAGGGCGTCGAAGTGGCCGAGCTGTTCCTCCCCAAGGGTGACACCGTGGTGGTCACCCGTGGCCGCACCGCGGGACACTCGAAGGTGTACGTGGCACCGGAAGCCGAGCAGTGGCCGGGACTCAAGCTGGCACTCCTCGTAAACGACGGCACCGCCAGCTCGGCCGAGCTCATCGCGGGCGCATTGCAGGACCACGACCGCGCGGTGCTCATCGGCCAGCCCACCTACGGCAAGGGCGTCCTCCAGACCACCTACCCGCTCACGAGCGACATGGCGGTGAAGCTCACCACGGCGCGCTGGTTCACGCCGAGCGGACGGAGTGTGCACCGGCCGCGCACCCGCAGTGACAGCATCGTGGCGGCGCGGCGGCGCTCGGCGGCCGAGCGCGGCGTACGCTACCGGACCGACGGCGGCCGCCCGCTCGCCGACGGCCAGGGCATCATCCCCGACCTCGTCGTCTCCCGCGAGGCCTACACCCCGGGCGAACGCGCCTTCCTCGACTCCCTCGGCAGCAGCTACTCGGCGTTTCGGGCGGCGCTCGCCGACTGCGCGCTCAACGCCCGCGCCAACGGCAACATCGTCTCCGATACGTTCACCGTGACTTCCGCGATGCGCGAGCAGGTGCGCGCGGCGCTGCTCCGCCACAACGTGGAGCTTTCGCCGGCGACGTTCGACGGCGCGGCATCGTTCATCGATCGGCAGCTCGGGTACGAGATCGCCCGCACGCTCTTCGGCGAGGAGCCGGGCAGCCGGCGCCGGCTGATGGACGACCGCCAAATGCGGGCGGCGCGCGAGCTGCTCGAGCGGGCGGACAACGAGCCGGAGCTGATCGGGCTCGCCGGGTCGGGGCTCGACTAG
- a CDS encoding YifB family Mg chelatase-like AAA ATPase — MLARIRSAAVFGIDAYAVDVEVDITSGLPSFVTVGLPQGAVKESRERVSAALVNSGLEFPLRRVTTNLAPADRPKAGSAFDLPIALGIVAASGQAAAAALDGVLVVGEVGLEGDLRPVRGALSIALAARGLGCRGVIVPAANLAEAAVVDGIEVRGAATLRQVYEFMAGGAELPPARTDPAALLDGVAGDVADLADVRSQAAAKRALEVAAAGSHNVLLIGPPGAGKTMLARRLPGILPSLTLDEALETTQVQSVAGMLPAGQALATGRPFRAPHHTISDAGLIGGGSWPRPGEVSLSHGGVLFLDELPEFRRNVLEVLRQPLEDGVVTLSRAARSVTFPARFMLVAAMNPCPCGYAGDVLRECRCAPEAVERYLARISGPLLDRIDIHLAVPAVPSPELTANDGAEPSAVVRARVEAARARQRHRFRGRPDLHSNAHMQSRDLRRFCPVGEPAASLLRSAAERLSLSARACHRVVKLARTIADLAGDEVIGVAHLSEAIQYRSLDRRRAAV, encoded by the coding sequence ATGCTCGCGCGCATCCGATCGGCCGCCGTCTTCGGCATCGATGCCTATGCGGTGGACGTCGAGGTGGACATTACGAGCGGGCTGCCGTCCTTCGTCACGGTCGGTCTACCGCAGGGCGCCGTGAAGGAAAGCCGCGAGCGGGTAAGCGCGGCGCTGGTGAACAGCGGGCTCGAGTTTCCGCTCCGGCGGGTGACCACCAACCTCGCGCCGGCGGACCGGCCCAAAGCCGGCTCGGCGTTCGATCTCCCGATCGCGCTCGGCATCGTGGCGGCGAGCGGGCAGGCGGCGGCGGCGGCGCTCGACGGGGTGCTCGTCGTGGGTGAGGTCGGGCTCGAGGGCGATCTCCGGCCGGTGCGGGGCGCGCTTTCGATTGCGCTCGCGGCGCGCGGGCTCGGTTGCCGCGGCGTGATCGTGCCCGCGGCCAATCTGGCCGAGGCGGCCGTTGTGGATGGCATCGAGGTGCGGGGTGCCGCCACGTTGCGGCAGGTGTACGAGTTCATGGCGGGCGGGGCCGAGCTTCCGCCGGCCCGCACCGATCCGGCGGCGCTGCTCGACGGTGTCGCGGGCGACGTCGCCGACCTTGCTGATGTGCGGAGCCAGGCCGCGGCCAAGCGCGCGCTCGAGGTGGCGGCGGCCGGATCGCACAACGTGCTGCTCATCGGCCCGCCTGGCGCCGGCAAGACCATGCTCGCCCGCCGGCTTCCGGGCATCCTGCCAAGCCTTACTCTGGACGAGGCGCTGGAGACGACGCAGGTGCAGAGCGTGGCTGGCATGCTGCCGGCCGGTCAGGCGCTCGCCACCGGCCGCCCGTTTCGAGCGCCGCATCACACGATCAGCGACGCGGGTCTCATCGGCGGCGGCTCGTGGCCGCGCCCGGGCGAGGTGAGCCTGAGCCACGGCGGCGTGCTCTTTCTCGACGAGCTGCCGGAGTTTCGCCGGAACGTGCTCGAGGTGTTGCGCCAGCCGCTGGAGGACGGCGTGGTGACGTTGAGCCGCGCGGCGCGGAGCGTCACGTTCCCCGCGCGGTTCATGCTCGTCGCGGCGATGAACCCCTGTCCATGCGGCTACGCGGGCGATGTGCTGCGCGAGTGTCGCTGTGCGCCGGAAGCGGTGGAGCGATATCTGGCGCGGATCTCAGGGCCCCTGCTCGATCGGATCGATATTCATCTCGCGGTGCCCGCGGTGCCGTCGCCGGAGCTCACCGCGAACGATGGGGCCGAGCCGAGTGCGGTGGTGCGCGCGCGGGTGGAGGCGGCGCGGGCGCGGCAGCGGCACCGATTCCGGGGCAGACCCGACCTGCATTCCAATGCTCACATGCAATCGCGTGACCTGCGGCGGTTCTGTCCGGTGGGTGAGCCGGCTGCGTCGCTGCTGAGAAGCGCCGCGGAACGGCTAAGTCTATCGGCGCGAGCGTGCCATCGCGTCGTCAAGCTCGCACGCACGATCGCGGACCTCGCTGGCGACGAGGTAATCGGCGTAGCCCACCTGAGCGAGGCGATTCAGTATCGGAGTTTGGATCGGAGGCGTGCTGCGGTATGA
- a CDS encoding ester cyclase yields the protein MPAQATMLSPQQLIDAAKAPEIAFGNKDWNAVKAAITPDFVYDEIATGRKTNGADEALSLWKGWAAAFPDSKPTFHNAVASGTTVVLEATWSGTHKGPLLTPNGTVAPTGKRIDVRACIVNEMAGERVRVQRHYFDMATLLRQLGAGA from the coding sequence ATGCCCGCGCAAGCCACCATGCTCTCACCGCAGCAGCTCATCGACGCCGCCAAGGCGCCCGAGATCGCCTTCGGCAACAAGGACTGGAACGCCGTGAAAGCGGCGATCACCCCCGACTTCGTCTACGACGAGATCGCCACGGGGCGGAAAACGAACGGTGCGGACGAGGCGCTGTCGCTCTGGAAAGGATGGGCCGCCGCGTTCCCTGATTCCAAGCCCACCTTCCACAACGCCGTCGCGAGCGGCACGACGGTCGTGCTGGAAGCCACCTGGAGCGGCACCCACAAGGGACCGCTGCTCACGCCGAACGGCACCGTCGCACCGACCGGCAAGCGGATCGACGTCCGCGCCTGCATCGTGAACGAGATGGCGGGCGAAAGGGTCCGCGTGCAACGCCACTACTTCGACATGGCCACGCTGCTCCGCCAGCTCGGCGCCGGCGCCTGA
- a CDS encoding class I SAM-dependent methyltransferase yields MAPITHISDTARWVAFYRAMETERPDALFHDPFARRLAGEQGEQIVRGLRWGRGMAWAMIVRTAVLDELIMRAVTRDGCDTVLNLAAGLDARAYRLDLPARLRWVDVDLPGILAYKAEQLAGETPRCRLETVALDLTDLEGRRALFARLGGESRRVVVVTEGLLAYLKPEQVASLATDLHAPLSFATWLAEVASPWILKFMQRRYGKALERGGAPMHFGPEEGPKFFLPYGWACTEERIMLDEGRRLQRTPAGMWLWRLMAVTRRRQEMMRKASSIIELSRV; encoded by the coding sequence ATGGCCCCGATCACGCACATCTCGGATACGGCGCGGTGGGTCGCCTTCTACCGGGCGATGGAGACCGAGCGGCCCGACGCGCTTTTCCACGACCCGTTCGCGCGGCGGCTCGCCGGCGAGCAGGGCGAACAGATCGTGCGCGGCCTGCGCTGGGGTCGCGGCATGGCATGGGCGATGATCGTGCGCACGGCGGTGCTCGACGAGCTGATCATGCGGGCGGTCACGCGCGACGGGTGCGATACGGTGCTCAACCTCGCGGCCGGGCTGGACGCGCGGGCGTACCGGCTCGACCTTCCGGCACGGTTGCGGTGGGTGGACGTGGACCTGCCGGGCATCCTGGCGTACAAGGCCGAGCAGCTCGCGGGGGAAACGCCGAGGTGCCGGCTCGAGACGGTGGCGCTCGACCTCACCGATCTCGAGGGCCGGCGCGCGCTTTTCGCGCGCTTGGGCGGCGAGTCGCGCCGCGTCGTCGTGGTGACCGAGGGATTGCTGGCTTACCTCAAGCCCGAGCAGGTGGCGAGTCTCGCTACCGACCTGCACGCGCCGCTCAGCTTCGCGACGTGGCTCGCCGAGGTCGCGTCGCCCTGGATTCTCAAGTTCATGCAGCGCCGGTACGGCAAGGCGCTGGAGCGGGGCGGCGCGCCGATGCACTTCGGGCCGGAGGAGGGGCCGAAGTTCTTTCTCCCCTACGGCTGGGCGTGTACGGAGGAGCGGATCATGCTGGACGAGGGCCGCCGCCTCCAGCGGACGCCGGCCGGCATGTGGCTCTGGCGATTGATGGCCGTGACCCGGCGCCGGCAGGAGATGATGCGGAAGGCGTCGAGCATCATCGAGCTGAGCCGGGTGTGA
- the arfB gene encoding alternative ribosome rescue aminoacyl-tRNA hydrolase ArfB: MGETYAGREMVASGTAPRGVRYDVPERHAGAPRRMRYRCGVIRSPAPGDVPGFTVPDAELVFRASRAGGPGGQHVNTSSTRVEVVWDVAGSPSLDEAIRARLLTRLETRLDSEGRLRVVASGSRSQLRNREDATARLKEVVRRALAERKPRKRTRPPAAAKAQRLDRKRRRGALKRTRRPARHDED; this comes from the coding sequence ATGGGGGAAACGTACGCGGGCCGGGAGATGGTCGCCAGCGGAACGGCGCCGCGCGGCGTGCGCTACGACGTGCCGGAGCGGCATGCTGGCGCGCCGCGCCGGATGCGTTACCGTTGTGGCGTGATTCGATCGCCCGCGCCCGGGGACGTCCCGGGCTTTACCGTGCCCGATGCCGAGCTGGTGTTTCGCGCGTCGCGCGCCGGCGGGCCGGGCGGACAGCACGTGAACACGTCGTCCACGCGGGTGGAGGTCGTGTGGGACGTCGCCGGGTCGCCCTCGCTCGACGAGGCGATCCGCGCGCGGCTCCTCACCCGGCTTGAGACGCGACTGGACTCGGAGGGGCGGCTCCGGGTGGTGGCGAGCGGCTCGCGCAGCCAGTTGCGGAATCGCGAGGACGCCACCGCGCGATTGAAAGAAGTGGTGCGGCGCGCGCTGGCGGAGCGGAAGCCGCGCAAGCGGACTCGCCCGCCTGCGGCGGCAAAGGCTCAGCGCCTCGACCGGAAGCGCCGCCGCGGTGCGCTCAAGCGGACGCGCCGGCCGGCGCGACACGACGAGGATTAG
- the larE gene encoding ATP-dependent sacrificial sulfur transferase LarE — protein sequence MPALAALQHLLTGYGRVLLGYSGGVDSALLAVAGRRALGRERLLAVLGRSASYPAVQWHAALDLARRFDIPLLELDTRELDDPRYRANAPDRCYFCKSELWTRLGKVARERGFDAVIDGTNADDLGEHRPGTRAAGEHRVRSPLAELGWTKADVRAAAHALDIPTWDAPAAPCLASRVVYGLEVTPARLSQVERGEAYLRSLGVTGDVRVRHHGLVARLEVGREHHGWLGERWASVSAAFAALGFGGVELDPRGYRRGSLLAVLEHAGAGQPGG from the coding sequence ATGCCCGCGCTCGCCGCTCTGCAACATCTTCTCACCGGCTACGGCCGCGTCCTCCTGGGCTACTCGGGGGGCGTGGATTCCGCCCTCCTCGCCGTGGCCGGAAGGCGGGCGCTCGGTCGAGAGCGTCTGCTCGCCGTGCTCGGCCGGAGCGCGTCGTATCCGGCGGTGCAGTGGCACGCGGCGCTGGACCTCGCGCGGCGCTTCGACATTCCGCTGCTCGAGCTCGACACGCGCGAGCTGGATGATCCGCGGTACCGCGCCAACGCCCCGGACCGCTGCTACTTCTGCAAATCCGAGCTCTGGACGCGGCTGGGCAAGGTGGCCCGCGAGCGCGGATTCGACGCGGTCATCGACGGGACCAACGCCGACGACTTGGGCGAGCACCGCCCGGGCACCCGCGCCGCCGGCGAGCACCGGGTGCGCTCGCCGCTCGCCGAGCTGGGGTGGACCAAGGCCGACGTGCGCGCCGCGGCGCATGCGCTCGACATTCCCACGTGGGACGCGCCCGCCGCGCCCTGCCTCGCGAGCCGAGTGGTCTATGGTCTCGAGGTGACGCCCGCGCGCCTGAGCCAGGTCGAGCGAGGCGAGGCCTACCTCCGCTCGCTTGGCGTCACCGGCGACGTGCGCGTGCGGCACCACGGCCTTGTCGCGCGGCTCGAGGTGGGCCGCGAGCACCACGGCTGGCTCGGCGAGCGCTGGGCGTCGGTGTCCGCGGCCTTTGCCGCGCTCGGTTTCGGCGGCGTCGAGCTGGACCCGCGGGGGTATCGGCGCGGGAGCCTGCTCGCGGTGCTGGAGCACGCCGGCGCGGGCCAGCCCGGCGGCTGA
- the thpR gene encoding RNA 2',3'-cyclic phosphodiesterase, which translates to MRLFVALPIPEPARDEIAGLLGRLRACEWPVRWVRDEGLHVTLKFYGEVAPERLDVIEESVRFAAADSAPVSLRLADVGSFPSARHPRVLWVGLEPPSALTLLYDRLERGGESIGFPPEGAPFSPHVTLGRVREGHRLPPGALDRFRGGHPKVSFRAEQLVLYESLLSSEGPRYEARLALTLGE; encoded by the coding sequence ATGCGGCTCTTCGTCGCGCTGCCCATTCCCGAGCCCGCGCGCGACGAAATCGCGGGCCTGCTCGGCCGCCTCAGGGCATGCGAGTGGCCGGTGCGCTGGGTGCGCGACGAAGGTCTCCACGTCACGCTCAAGTTCTACGGCGAGGTGGCGCCGGAACGGCTCGACGTAATCGAAGAGTCAGTGCGCTTTGCCGCGGCGGACAGCGCTCCCGTCTCACTCCGCCTGGCCGACGTCGGCTCGTTTCCCTCGGCCAGGCATCCGCGCGTGCTCTGGGTGGGACTCGAGCCCCCGTCCGCGCTCACGCTGCTCTATGACCGGCTCGAGCGCGGCGGCGAGTCCATCGGTTTTCCGCCCGAGGGCGCGCCGTTCTCCCCGCACGTGACGCTCGGCCGAGTGCGCGAGGGCCACCGCCTCCCCCCCGGCGCGCTCGACCGATTTCGAGGAGGCCATCCCAAGGTGTCCTTCCGCGCCGAGCAACTCGTGCTCTATGAGAGCCTGCTCTCGTCCGAGGGCCCTCGCTACGAGGCGCGGCTTGCGCTCACGCTCGGCGAATGA